In a genomic window of Vigna angularis cultivar LongXiaoDou No.4 chromosome 6, ASM1680809v1, whole genome shotgun sequence:
- the LOC128197506 gene encoding uncharacterized protein LOC128197506, with protein sequence MIAKVMLKEGYMHGKGLGKCGQGRAFPLEVVENKNRYDNECFESNYVDIPDFGRPVNNTEDDCDDDPEPPPELLRLVEQECKEMKPHQEDVEVLNLGNEDEVKEVKIGTAMKTEVKEKLCVLLREFRDVFAWSYNDMPGLDTDILQHKLPLKPECPPVKQKLRRMKPEMSLKIKEEVQKQFDAGFLVVARYPEWVANIVPVPKKDGKVRMCVDYRDLNRASPKDNFPLPHIDTLVDNTAKYSLFSFMDGFSGYNQIKMAPEDMEKTTFITLWGTFCYKVMSFGLKNAGATYQRAMVALFHDMMHKEIEVYVDDMIAKSESEEEHVLNLRKLFERLRKYKLRLNPAKCTFGVKSGKLLGFIVSQRGIEVDPDKVRAIMEMPAPKTEKEVRGFLGRLNYIARFISQLTASCEPLFKLLRKNQAVVWNEDCQAAFERVKQYLQDPPVLRPPEPGRPLILYLTVLDKSMGCVLGQHDEDGKREHVIYYLSKKFTDCEQRYSSLERTCCALAWAAHRLRQYMLSHSTWLISKMDPIKYIFEKPALTRRIARWQMLLSEYDIVYVTQKSVKGSALAEYLAHQPLCDYQPMQPEFPDQDIMALFEENKEDRNEKAWTVLFDGASNVMGHGIGAVLISPERQYIPMTARLCFSCTNNIAEYEACAMGIRAAIESKAKILDVYGDSALVIHQLKGEWETRDTKLIPYQAYIRGLMEYFDSITFNHIPREDNQLADSLATLSLMFEVDQDAELPRIKMKSHAEPAYCHFIEEELDKYPEDASENDKRALRRLAGSFILSGDVLYKRNHDMVLLRCVDAKEAELILKEVHEGTFGTHMNGHSMARKILRAGYFWLTMENDCCIHVRKCEKCQIYANNINVPPTALNVLSAPWPFSMWGIDVIGAIEPKASNGHRFILVAIDYFTKWVEAASYANVTRKVVVRFIRKELICRYGLPNKIITDNAINLNNQMMAELCEEFKIHHHNSSPYRPKMNGAVEAANKNIKKIVQKMVVTYKDWHEMLPFALHGYRTSVRTSTGATPFSLVYGMEAVLPFEVEIPSLRVLMETKLEEAEWVQTRFDQLNLIEEKRLTAVCHGQLYQRRMKKAFDKRVHLRGFHEGELVLKRILPIQKDHRGKWTPNCEGPFVVKKAFSGGALILTRMDGEELPLPVNSDAVKKFYV encoded by the exons ATGATAGCCAAAGTCATGCTAAAAGAAGGTTATATGCATGGGAAAGGTTTGGGCAAGTGTGGACAGGGGCGAGCATTCCCTCTGGAAGTCGTCGAGAACAAGAATAG ATATGACAATGAATGTTTTGAAAGTAATTATGTCGATATTCCTGATTTTGGGCGCCCTGTCAATAATACGGAAGATGATTGTGATGATGACCCGGAACCCCCTCCTGAACTGTTGAGACTAGTGGAACAAGAGTGTAAGGAGATGAAACCTCACCAGGAAGATGTTGAAGTACTCAATTTAGGGAATGAGGATGAGGTAAAGGAGGTGAAGATCGGTACAGCCATGAAAACAgaagtgaaagaaaaattgtGTGTCTTATTGAGGGAGTTCAGGGATGTGTTTGCTTGGTCTTACAATGACATGCCAGGCCTCGATACAGATATTCTACAACACAAGCTCCCACTCAAGCCGGAATGCCCACCGGTAAAGCAAAAGCTAAGAAGAATGAAACCGGAAATGTCCTTGAAGATCAAGGAGGAGGTACAGAAGCAATTCGATGCAGGGTTTCTAGTTGTGGCGAGATACCCAGAATGGGTAGCAAACATTGTACCGGTGCCTAAGAAGGATGGTAAAGTTCGGATGTGTGTCGATTATCGAGATTTGAATCGCGCAAGCCCAAAGGACAATTTCCCATTACCACATATCGACACCCTAGTTGATAATACAGCCAAGTATTCACTGTTTTCGTTCATGGATGGTTTTTCGGGGTATAACCAGATCAAGATGGCGCCAGAAGATATGGAAAAGACGACGTTTATTACATTGTGGGGCACATTCTGTTATAAAGTGATGTCTTTCGGACTCAAGAATGCTGGGGCAACATATCAAAGGGCGATGGTGGCACTTTTCCATGATATGATGCACAAGGAGATTGAAGTTTATGTGGACGACATGATCGCGAAGTCCGAATCAGAAGAAGAACACGTCCTCAACTTGAGAAAGTTATTCGAGAGATTGAGGAAGTATAAGCTTAGGCTGAATCCCGCCAAATGTACGTTTGGAGTGAAATCCGGGAAATTGTTGGGCTTTATTGTCAGCCAGAGGGGGATAGAGGTGGATCCAGACAAAGTGCGAGCGATAATGGAAATGCCTGCGCCTAAAACGGAAAAAGAAGTTCGAGGGTTTTTGGGTAGATTGAATTACATTGCTAGATTCATCTCCCAATTAACTGCTAGTTGTGAACCACTGTTCAAGTTGTTACGGAAGAACCAGGCTGTGGTGTGGAATGAGGATTGTCAGGCCGCTTTTGAGAGAGTCAAACAATACTTACAGGACCCTCCTGTATTACGTCCACCAGAACCAGGAAGGCCACTCATTTTGTATTTGACTGTATTGGACAAGTCAATGGGTTGTGTATTGGGTCAGCATGATGAGGATGGCAAAAGAGAGCACGTTATATATTACTTGAGCAAGAAGTTCACAGACTGCGAACAACGATATTCATCGTTAGAGCGGACTTGCTGCGCATTGGCATGGGCCGCTCATCGTTTAAGGCAATACATGTTGAGTCATTCCACATGGTTGATATCCAAGATGGATCCTATCaagtatatttttgaaaagccTGCTCTTACTAGAAGGATAGCTCGATGGCAGATGCTATTGTCAGAGTACGACATCGTATATGTCACTCAAAAATCTGTCAAGGGTAGCGCACTAGCAGAATACCTGGCTCATCAACCCCTTTGTGATTATCAACCAATGCAACCTGAATTTCCCGATCAGGATATCATGGCTTTATTCGAAGAGAACAAAGAAGACCGAAACGAAAAAGCATGGACAGTGTTATTCGACGGAGCCTCGAATGTGATGGGACATGGAATAGGGGCAGTGCTTATCTCCCCGGAGCGTCAGTATATACCAATGACGGCAAGGTTGTGTTTTAGCTGCACAAATAACATCGCTGAATATGAAGCCTGTGCCATGGGTATTCGAGCAGCAATTGAGTCTAAGGCGAAAATTCTGGATGTGTATGGAGATTCAGCTTTGGTCATCCATCAATTGAAAGGAGAATGGGAGACTAGGGATACAAAATTAATTCCCTACCAAGCTTACATCAGGGGATTAATGGAGTATTTTGATTCCATCACATTTAACCATATACCGCGAGAAGATAATCAATTAGCAGACTCACTGGCTACCTTGTCGTTAATGTTTGAGGTTGATCAAGATGCAGAATTACcaagaatcaaaatgaaaagCCATGCAGAGCCAGCATATTGCCACTTCATCGAGGAGGAGTTAGACA AATACCCTGAGGATGCGTCTGAAAACGATAAAAGAGCACTAAGAAGGTTGGCCGGCAGTTTCATCTTAAGTGGGGATGTTTTATACAAGAGAAACCATGACATGGTTCTCCTTAGATGTGTGGATGCAAAGGAAGCCGAGTTGATATTGAAAGAAGTGCACGAAGGTACATTTGGTACACACATGAATGGACATTCGATGGCTAGGAAGATCTTAAGAGCTGGTTACTTTTGGTTGACCATGGAAAACGATTGTTGCATACACGTGAGAAAGTGTGAGAAATGTCAGATATATGCAAATAATATCAATGTGCCACCCACTGCTCTGAACGTGTTGTCTGCACCATGGCCATTTTCGATGTGGGGAATAGATGTCATCGGAGCTATAGAACCAAAAGCGTCAAATGGACATCGCTTCATACTAGTCGCAATCGACTATTTCACCAAGTGGGTTGAGGCTGCTTCGTATGCCAACGTAACTAGAAAGGTTGTGGTTAGATTCATAAGGAAGGAGTTGATCTGTAGGTATGGGCTACCTAACAAGATCATCACTGATAACGCTATCAACCTGAACAATCAGATGATGGCGGAGTTATGTGAGGAATTCAAAATTCACCACCATAATTCCTCTCCTTATCGTCCAAAGATGAATGGGGCAGTAGAGGCTGCTAACAAGAACATCAAGAAGATTGTGCAGAAGATGGTGGTCACCTACAAGGACTGGCACGAAATGCTTCCTTTCGCTTTGCACGGATACCGCACATCAGTACGAACATCAACTGGGGCCACGCCGTTCTCGCTAGTGTATGGGATGGAAGCGGTACTTCCATTTGAGGTCGAAATTCCCTCCTTACGCGTGTTAATGGAAACTAAGTTAGAGGAAGCTGAGTGGGTTCAAACCCGATTCGACCAACTCAACCTTATCGAAGAGAAAAGGTTAACAGCAGTGTGTCATGGACAGTTGTATCAAAGGAGAATGAAAAAGGCGTTTGACAAAAGGGTGCACCTAAGAGGGTTTCATGAAGGCGAACTGGTGTTGAAGAGGATTTTGCCCATCCAAAAAGATCATCGAGGCAAGTGGACCCCAAACTGTGAAGGGCCGTTTGTGGTGAAGAAAGCATTCTCTGGTGgggcactaattctcacaaGGATGGATGGGGAGGAATTACCGTTACCGGTTAATTCTGATGCGGTCAAAAAGTTCTATGTATGA